One region of Bacteroidales bacterium genomic DNA includes:
- a CDS encoding ABC transporter ATP-binding protein yields MNIIQTNNLTKRYGDTIAVDNVSINVQQGEIYGFLGLNGAGKTTTIRLLLGLIKPDSGTCKLFGIEPKQATEIWNDVGYLIETPYSYPNLSVIENLEVIFKLRGLSDRALIDEITERLQLTQYINRKEKNLSMGNKQRLGLAKALMHKPKLLILDEPINGLDPAGIVEIRELLKELSEKHNTTIFLSSHILSEIAKLTTRIGVIHNGALIKEIKSSELHDQVIKKLCISTNNNGKAIKILAENGFKCSTHNETIELLSKEAIDSPEELATILVQHQIPPKQLYVFEEDLEHYFLRIIKE; encoded by the coding sequence ATGAATATTATCCAAACCAACAACCTGACAAAACGGTATGGCGACACCATTGCTGTTGATAATGTCTCAATCAATGTTCAGCAAGGCGAGATATATGGTTTTCTTGGTTTAAACGGCGCCGGAAAAACCACGACAATCAGATTGCTATTGGGATTGATCAAACCTGATAGCGGCACTTGCAAGTTATTCGGTATCGAACCGAAACAGGCCACTGAAATATGGAATGATGTCGGCTATCTGATTGAAACACCTTACTCCTATCCAAATCTTTCCGTCATCGAAAATCTTGAAGTGATTTTCAAGCTCAGGGGATTATCTGACAGAGCTTTGATAGATGAAATAACAGAACGCTTGCAGCTTACGCAATACATAAACAGGAAAGAGAAAAACCTTTCGATGGGCAATAAACAAAGATTAGGATTGGCAAAGGCGTTAATGCACAAACCAAAACTGCTCATCCTTGACGAACCAATCAACGGACTTGACCCCGCCGGGATTGTTGAAATACGGGAATTGTTAAAAGAATTATCAGAAAAACACAACACTACCATTTTCTTGTCGAGCCATATCCTTTCAGAAATAGCCAAACTCACAACTCGGATTGGAGTTATTCATAACGGCGCCCTGATTAAGGAAATTAAATCATCAGAACTTCATGATCAGGTGATAAAGAAATTATGCATCTCAACCAATAACAACGGGAAAGCAATAAAAATACTTGCTGAAAATGGCTTTAAATGCAGCACACACAATGAAACAATTGAACTATTGAGCAAGGAAGCGATTGACAGCCCCGAAGAACTTGCTACAATATTGGTTCAACATCAGATTCCGCCAAAGCAACTGTATGTTTTCGAGGAAGACCTTGAACACTATTTCTTACGAATAATAAAGGAATAA
- a CDS encoding fasciclin domain-containing protein, whose amino-acid sequence MKNLFVFLMASVISTSAFSQKKDVVDIAIGSADHTTLVAAVKAADLVVTLKGAGPFTVFAPTNEAFAKLPAGTVETLLKPESKAQLSKILTYHVVSGNIDAAGVMEAIKSGKGKAVLTTLSGGKLTATLDKGKVKLTDESGNSAFVTATDLKGSNGIVHVIDGLVLPK is encoded by the coding sequence ATGAAAAACCTATTTGTTTTCCTGATGGCTTCCGTTATATCAACGAGTGCATTTAGTCAGAAAAAAGATGTTGTGGATATTGCAATAGGATCAGCTGATCATACAACTCTTGTAGCTGCAGTAAAAGCAGCAGATTTAGTAGTTACTTTAAAAGGTGCGGGTCCCTTCACTGTATTTGCTCCTACAAATGAAGCATTTGCCAAACTTCCGGCAGGTACTGTTGAAACATTGCTGAAACCCGAAAGCAAAGCTCAACTATCCAAAATTTTAACTTACCATGTCGTTAGCGGTAATATTGATGCTGCTGGTGTAATGGAAGCGATAAAAAGTGGAAAGGGTAAAGCTGTATTAACAACTCTGAGTGGTGGTAAATTAACAGCTACACTCGATAAAGGTAAGGTTAAATTAACTGACGAATCAGGCAATTCCGCGTTTGTTACTGCAACCGACTTAAAAGGAAGTAATGGAATTGTTCACGTAATTGATGGTTTGGTTCTCCCCAAATAA
- a CDS encoding glycosyltransferase family 2 protein — protein sequence MNHNPALSFSVSVVVPCYNEESGISELYRQLTDVLDAYPAYEILFVDDGSSDQTDQKIEAMIEQDKSVKLIVLSRNFGHQFALKAGLDHATGDCVISLDADLQHPPELIPELINQWQQGYEVVYTIRRDTKSTSFFKRATARFFYWIARKLSSVEVHPGAADFRLLDRAVVDVLKECRENYLYLRGLVSWAGFRQTALEYIPNERFAGKTKYSLRKMIRFAMAGITSFSIRPLQLSLVLGIIIAGLAFLYGLYVIYIYTFTEQAVAGWASTTASVLFIGGIQLIVLGILGEYIGKTFMENKKRPAYVVRKRVGEK from the coding sequence ATGAACCATAACCCGGCTCTCAGTTTCAGCGTTTCAGTTGTTGTGCCCTGCTATAACGAAGAAAGCGGCATATCAGAATTATACAGGCAATTAACGGATGTGCTTGATGCTTATCCGGCTTATGAAATTTTGTTTGTTGACGACGGCAGCAGCGATCAGACGGATCAAAAAATAGAAGCGATGATTGAGCAAGACAAGAGCGTAAAGCTGATTGTGCTTTCAAGGAACTTTGGCCACCAGTTTGCGCTCAAAGCCGGCCTGGACCACGCCACGGGCGATTGCGTCATCAGCCTGGACGCCGACCTGCAACACCCGCCCGAACTCATTCCCGAACTGATCAACCAATGGCAGCAAGGCTATGAAGTGGTTTATACGATCCGCAGGGACACCAAAAGCACATCTTTTTTTAAGCGAGCCACCGCCCGATTCTTTTACTGGATTGCCCGTAAATTATCTTCCGTGGAGGTACATCCCGGCGCCGCCGATTTTCGTTTGCTCGACCGTGCAGTGGTGGATGTGTTGAAAGAATGCCGCGAAAACTACCTTTACCTGCGCGGACTGGTTTCCTGGGCAGGTTTCCGCCAAACCGCTCTAGAGTATATTCCCAACGAACGCTTCGCAGGCAAAACAAAGTATTCCCTGAGAAAAATGATCCGGTTTGCGATGGCCGGTATCACCTCTTTCAGCATCCGGCCTTTGCAGTTATCGCTGGTGCTGGGCATCATCATTGCCGGGCTGGCTTTCCTGTATGGGCTTTATGTGATCTACATCTACACCTTCACCGAACAGGCCGTTGCCGGCTGGGCTTCCACCACGGCCAGCGTTCTGTTTATCGGCGGCATCCAACTGATTGTGCTGGGCATCCTGGGCGAGTATATTGGCAAAACCTTTATGGAAAACAAGAAACGGCCGGCTTATGTGGTGAGGAAGAGGGTGGGAGAGAAATAG
- a CDS encoding helix-turn-helix transcriptional regulator: protein MNCHCCGKFLKRILGEAGVEIVALLPAGVELRFDPGKITHEEIIALIEQEGFELAYDKEDQLIERIKSAVIDLVHHSTFNAMVRNSDYLVEKFNLSYQHISGIFSKHEHITLEKFIIRQKIDKAKELIQQGDLTLSEIAYMMGYSSVQYLSTQFKAITGISVSDFKKSLFQQDN, encoded by the coding sequence ATGAATTGCCACTGCTGCGGCAAATTCCTGAAGAGAATTCTTGGGGAGGCCGGGGTGGAAATTGTTGCATTGTTACCGGCAGGAGTGGAGCTTAGGTTTGATCCGGGAAAGATCACCCACGAAGAAATTATTGCTTTGATTGAGCAGGAGGGATTTGAACTGGCCTATGACAAGGAAGACCAGTTGATTGAAAGAATTAAAAGCGCTGTAATTGATCTGGTTCACCACAGCACTTTCAATGCCATGGTTCGCAACAGCGATTACCTGGTAGAGAAGTTCAATTTATCGTATCAGCATATTTCAGGCATATTTTCAAAGCACGAACACATTACACTTGAGAAATTCATTATACGCCAGAAGATTGACAAAGCGAAGGAACTAATTCAGCAAGGCGATCTCACCCTGAGTGAAATTGCTTACATGATGGGCTACAGCAGCGTACAATACCTCTCCACCCAGTTTAAGGCGATTACCGGAATTTCAGTCAGCGACTTCAAGAAAAGTTTGTTCCAGCAAGATAATTGA
- a CDS encoding response regulator transcription factor, with translation MKIGVIIVEDDQEIREWVSSVIRSDESLKCLAVFSDAESCIQAYDQFSPEVVIMDINLPGMSGIECIKWIKPLKPEVHMIVFTVFEDDDHVFDALCSGAAGYILKNTTAHQMIEAVHDVCRGGSPMSSSIARKVINSFQRANPGQAEYNKLSGRERELLDLLARGYRYKEIAIKLFISVETVRTHIRNIYDKLQVQSRTEALNKIYPRG, from the coding sequence ATGAAAATCGGGGTTATCATAGTAGAAGATGATCAGGAGATCAGGGAATGGGTAAGTAGCGTTATCCGGAGTGATGAATCGCTCAAATGCCTGGCCGTTTTCTCTGACGCTGAATCCTGCATTCAGGCATACGATCAGTTTTCGCCCGAAGTTGTGATCATGGATATCAACCTTCCGGGAATGTCCGGCATCGAATGCATTAAATGGATCAAACCACTCAAGCCCGAAGTTCATATGATTGTGTTCACTGTTTTTGAGGATGATGACCATGTATTTGATGCCCTGTGCTCCGGTGCTGCAGGATACATCCTGAAAAACACTACTGCCCACCAGATGATTGAAGCTGTTCATGATGTTTGCAGAGGAGGTTCCCCGATGTCATCTTCCATCGCCAGGAAAGTGATCAATTCTTTCCAACGCGCTAATCCCGGGCAGGCTGAATACAACAAGCTATCGGGTCGCGAGCGGGAACTGCTCGATTTGCTGGCCCGCGGTTACCGTTATAAGGAAATCGCTATTAAGCTCTTTATCAGTGTTGAAACCGTCCGAACCCACATCCGGAATATCTATGATAAACTGCAGGTCCAGTCACGTACCGAAGCCCTGAACAAGATTTACCCAAGGGGATAA
- a CDS encoding ABC transporter permease — translation MKQQIRAISAEFLKNKHARIRWFSFIAFALAPIFGGVFMILMKDVGYEGLSGAFKSKAVMFSFEANWQSFLGILSQAVGIGGILIFGFVASWLFGREYSDGTAKDLLALPISRTKILNAKFIYYTIWCLALVIANLALGLIIGFLLQLDGWSVAVFLGNLKTYFVTTALIILLNTPVAFFAIWGKGYLTPLGIVALLLVMAQIIGAMGIGNYFPWSVPGIYSGSGGADLKMQLNELSFILIIITGITGYFGTVLWWKYSDQK, via the coding sequence ATGAAGCAACAGATCCGGGCTATATCAGCAGAATTTCTGAAAAACAAGCATGCACGTATTCGGTGGTTTAGCTTTATAGCTTTTGCACTTGCGCCAATATTCGGAGGCGTGTTCATGATATTAATGAAAGATGTTGGTTACGAAGGGCTTTCGGGGGCTTTTAAATCGAAGGCTGTAATGTTTTCGTTTGAAGCCAATTGGCAATCATTTTTAGGTATACTATCACAGGCTGTTGGCATTGGTGGCATTTTAATTTTTGGTTTTGTTGCAAGTTGGTTATTCGGAAGAGAATATTCTGATGGAACAGCAAAAGACCTGTTGGCTTTGCCAATTTCAAGAACCAAAATACTGAATGCCAAATTTATTTATTATACAATCTGGTGTTTGGCCTTGGTTATTGCTAATCTGGCACTGGGTTTAATCATTGGGTTTTTGCTGCAATTAGATGGTTGGAGCGTTGCTGTATTTCTTGGCAATCTTAAAACCTACTTCGTTACCACGGCTCTGATCATTCTATTAAATACGCCTGTCGCGTTTTTCGCAATTTGGGGCAAAGGTTATCTGACCCCACTCGGCATTGTTGCTTTGTTGCTTGTTATGGCTCAGATTATTGGTGCAATGGGAATAGGAAACTATTTTCCGTGGTCAGTGCCGGGAATATACAGTGGAAGTGGCGGAGCAGATTTGAAGATGCAATTAAATGAACTGAGTTTTATTCTCATAATAATTACAGGAATAACCGGGTATTTTGGAACCGTACTCTGGTGGAAATATTCTGACCAGAAATAA
- a CDS encoding cytochrome C: protein MIAIKVIGISIISLFLTCSIVGQISPGDLVEAHAHLEGISNCTKCHTLGAKISDDKCLACHTEIKARIDEKKGYHASSEVYKKSCITCHSDHHGRKFDIRHFDESLFDHNLAGYKLEGAHAKNECSDCHKAEFIANPDIKKKKNTFLGLNPQCLTCHTDYHQQTLPSTCENCHSQEAFKPAPNFNHDKSKFILRGQHKTVECIKCHEVVKRNGKDFQQFTGLKYKSCVNCHQDPHQNKFGQNCTDCHTEESFNAPKSISTFDHSKTDFSLVGMHSGVSCKSCHKGNLTAPLRHNRCSDCHTDYHKGQFAKNDITTDCKECHSENGFQGSSYTIERHNNSQFKLEGAHIATPCFACHKKSGEWSFRQIGIKCNDCHTDIHESFLDAKYYPESNCLKCHTMNLWSEINFDHNQTAFRLEGKHQIQTCRSCHDNKTGLEKTNLRFSGLNSECLSCHSDNHAGQFEETGKTICSNCHTSDGWKPVTFDHNRARFKLDGKHKDVACNKCHPSVDGVEKPYVLYKTGKIKCKNCH from the coding sequence ATGATAGCAATAAAAGTTATCGGTATTTCTATCATTTCACTGTTTCTCACCTGCAGCATTGTAGGGCAGATATCACCAGGCGATTTAGTCGAGGCACATGCACACCTCGAAGGAATATCAAACTGCACCAAATGCCATACATTAGGAGCAAAAATATCAGATGATAAATGCCTGGCCTGTCATACAGAAATTAAAGCAAGGATTGATGAGAAGAAAGGCTACCACGCATCTTCAGAAGTTTATAAAAAGAGTTGCATTACTTGTCACAGCGATCACCACGGTAGAAAATTCGATATCCGTCATTTTGATGAAAGCCTGTTTGATCACAACCTTGCCGGATATAAGCTGGAAGGCGCACACGCAAAAAATGAATGCAGCGATTGCCATAAAGCAGAATTTATTGCAAACCCGGATATAAAAAAGAAAAAGAACACTTTTCTCGGTCTGAACCCCCAATGCCTGACCTGCCATACCGACTACCATCAGCAGACACTTCCTTCAACATGCGAGAATTGTCACTCCCAGGAGGCATTCAAACCAGCCCCCAACTTTAACCATGATAAATCGAAATTCATTTTAAGAGGTCAGCATAAAACAGTTGAATGCATAAAATGCCATGAAGTGGTTAAGCGAAATGGTAAAGACTTTCAGCAGTTTACTGGCCTTAAGTATAAAAGTTGTGTCAACTGCCATCAGGACCCTCATCAAAATAAGTTTGGACAAAACTGTACCGACTGTCATACAGAAGAGTCATTTAATGCACCCAAAAGTATCAGCACATTTGACCACAGTAAAACAGACTTTAGTCTTGTTGGAATGCACAGTGGAGTGAGCTGCAAATCATGCCACAAAGGAAACCTCACTGCCCCACTCAGGCATAACAGATGTTCCGATTGCCACACTGATTACCACAAAGGGCAATTTGCAAAAAATGACATCACAACCGATTGCAAAGAATGCCACAGCGAGAATGGTTTCCAGGGTTCTTCATACACGATAGAACGCCATAATAACAGTCAATTCAAATTGGAGGGCGCTCACATTGCTACCCCATGCTTCGCCTGCCATAAGAAATCAGGTGAATGGTCCTTCAGGCAAATTGGAATAAAATGTAACGATTGTCATACGGATATTCATGAGTCATTTCTTGATGCTAAATACTATCCGGAATCGAACTGTTTAAAATGTCATACAATGAATTTGTGGTCAGAAATCAACTTTGATCATAACCAAACCGCCTTCCGGCTTGAAGGGAAACACCAGATTCAGACCTGCCGCTCGTGCCACGATAATAAAACCGGGCTTGAAAAAACCAATTTGAGGTTCTCCGGATTAAATTCCGAATGTCTAAGCTGCCATTCAGACAACCATGCTGGTCAGTTTGAAGAAACCGGAAAAACCATTTGCAGCAACTGCCATACCTCAGATGGATGGAAGCCGGTAACATTCGACCACAACAGGGCACGCTTCAAACTTGATGGCAAACACAAAGATGTTGCATGCAATAAATGTCATCCATCTGTGGATGGCGTTGAAAAGCCATATGTATTATACAAAACCGGAAAAATCAAATGCAAAAATTGTCATTGA
- a CDS encoding NAD(P)-binding domain-containing protein: METLIENIVVYFLTFLFSLGIILLYFRRQKKKSRINEEKIALAKLEGLYEPVSLHPVVDPNSCIGTGACIAACPEKDILGIVNGKAKTINASQCIGHGACFHACPTQAITLCIGTEKRGVELPHVNQSFETNVPGIYIAGELGGMGLIKNAVTQGKQAVENIAKSSRVQHTAMFDLIVVGAGPAGISASLTAKKHRLKCLTLEQDTLGGTVFTFPRSKIVMTSAMELPLYGRVKLFETSKAELLSLWMDALRKNDITIHENSKVERIVSMEDYFEIETIKGEKFTTKNILLAIGRRGTPRKLEVPGEQQEKVAYRLLEPEVIKDKEILVVGGGDSAVESALLLSEHNNVVLSYRNEVFNRLKPKNSERILNAAATGQVQMWFNTNIVEIGKDDITLSNSKTGEQLKFKNDLVYIFAGGELPTQFLMKLGIHITKKFGEAILKHN; encoded by the coding sequence ATGGAAACCCTGATTGAAAATATTGTTGTTTATTTCCTGACTTTCCTCTTCAGTCTTGGTATCATCCTCTTATATTTTCGCAGGCAAAAGAAAAAATCGAGGATAAATGAGGAGAAAATTGCCTTGGCTAAACTTGAAGGCCTGTATGAACCTGTTTCCCTTCATCCGGTGGTTGATCCGAACAGTTGTATCGGCACAGGTGCCTGTATTGCTGCCTGTCCGGAGAAAGACATTTTGGGCATCGTAAACGGTAAAGCCAAAACCATCAATGCTTCACAATGTATCGGGCATGGAGCCTGTTTTCATGCCTGCCCAACACAGGCAATAACCCTGTGTATCGGAACCGAAAAACGCGGGGTTGAGTTACCACATGTGAATCAATCATTTGAGACCAATGTTCCGGGAATTTATATCGCAGGTGAACTGGGAGGGATGGGTCTGATAAAAAATGCTGTAACTCAAGGAAAACAAGCTGTCGAAAACATTGCAAAATCAAGCCGGGTGCAACATACAGCAATGTTTGATCTGATTGTTGTGGGCGCAGGACCTGCCGGAATCTCTGCATCATTAACTGCAAAAAAACACCGGTTAAAATGCCTCACGCTGGAACAGGATACACTTGGCGGAACCGTTTTCACATTCCCGAGATCCAAAATTGTGATGACATCGGCTATGGAACTCCCGCTTTATGGAAGAGTGAAACTTTTTGAGACCAGTAAAGCGGAACTTCTTTCTTTATGGATGGATGCACTTCGCAAAAACGACATCACGATTCATGAAAATTCAAAGGTTGAACGTATCGTGAGTATGGAGGATTATTTCGAAATAGAAACGATTAAAGGCGAAAAATTTACTACAAAAAATATTTTACTGGCTATTGGTCGGCGGGGTACTCCACGGAAACTTGAGGTGCCAGGCGAGCAGCAGGAAAAAGTTGCTTACCGGCTGCTTGAACCTGAAGTTATAAAAGATAAGGAAATATTGGTTGTGGGAGGAGGCGACTCTGCTGTGGAATCAGCCTTGTTGCTTTCCGAACACAATAATGTTGTGCTTTCTTATCGCAATGAGGTATTTAACCGCTTAAAACCTAAAAACAGCGAACGCATTCTCAATGCCGCAGCAACAGGACAGGTTCAAATGTGGTTCAACACCAATATTGTAGAAATTGGGAAAGACGATATAACTTTGAGTAACAGCAAAACAGGAGAACAACTGAAATTTAAAAACGATCTGGTATATATTTTTGCAGGCGGCGAACTTCCAACTCAATTCCTGATGAAGTTAGGTATACATATTACAAAGAAATTTGGCGAAGCAATTTTAAAGCATAATTAA
- a CDS encoding DUF4062 domain-containing protein has product MAKKVFISSPIESLKDAREIVHKMLVKIGFKDIFLSEADRSRDQSSYEVCMREVESSDLYILILGQYYGWIPDGETLSVTELEYDKALKKAIDILVFRIHFFDYELCQENFIRKVESFHTGRFRAKLINGIGELEERILSDIPQHFVDKSEANKKVPLSNPHQSDLIIEFKQSKEIIIEDEINTVNPLLAIKARINYTHEAGNAQLMKLSLNEYELSENDLINKPKIIVLRNGREHACFNINSKCWNLPYSPDFKANYNHLIYKVINADAYINIYSLQNVSLKSKNNILKISHSGGEGNEAYQNPIVIGKCEIIK; this is encoded by the coding sequence ATGGCAAAAAAAGTATTTATAAGTTCTCCTATTGAATCATTAAAAGATGCGAGGGAAATCGTTCATAAAATGCTAGTAAAGATAGGATTTAAGGATATTTTTCTTTCTGAAGCAGATAGAAGTAGAGACCAAAGTTCATACGAAGTATGTATGAGGGAGGTGGAAAGTTCAGATCTTTACATACTCATTCTAGGCCAATATTATGGGTGGATTCCAGATGGAGAAACTCTTTCTGTCACAGAATTAGAATATGACAAAGCTCTTAAAAAAGCAATTGATATTCTTGTTTTCAGAATTCATTTCTTCGATTATGAATTATGTCAAGAGAACTTTATAAGAAAAGTTGAATCATTTCATACTGGAAGATTCAGAGCGAAATTGATAAATGGTATTGGCGAGCTTGAGGAGAGAATATTAAGTGATATACCTCAACATTTTGTAGATAAATCAGAAGCAAATAAGAAAGTTCCTTTGTCTAATCCACATCAATCGGATTTAATAATTGAATTTAAACAATCAAAGGAGATAATAATAGAGGATGAAATAAACACAGTTAATCCTTTGCTTGCAATTAAAGCAAGGATAAATTACACTCATGAAGCCGGGAATGCACAATTGATGAAATTATCATTAAATGAATATGAGTTATCAGAGAATGATTTAATCAATAAACCCAAAATTATTGTTTTAAGGAATGGTAGAGAACATGCCTGCTTTAATATTAACTCAAAATGTTGGAATCTTCCTTATAGTCCTGATTTTAAAGCTAATTATAATCATTTGATTTACAAGGTTATCAATGCGGATGCTTACATTAATATTTATTCATTACAAAACGTGAGCTTAAAGAGTAAAAATAATATTCTTAAAATTAGTCATTCTGGGGGTGAAGGTAATGAAGCTTATCAGAATCCAATTGTGATCGGGAAGTGTGAAATAATCAAATAA